From Nitrobacter sp. NHB1, a single genomic window includes:
- a CDS encoding protein-L-isoaspartate(D-aspartate) O-methyltransferase: protein MPPAGPPPPEKMMFQLSLRRRGISDQRVLRAMDSVPRDVFVESDDRDDAWRDTALGIACGQTISQPFVVAYMTERLELRDDHRVLEIGTGSGYQAAILSRLCREVLTIERFRELADRARARLEQLGCDNVEVMLGDGFDVPAGAGQFDRIMVTAAMEQIPDALTARIEPDGLLIAPVGPHNGRQTLMLLRRTNAGLVRKELIDVRFVPALPGIAREL, encoded by the coding sequence ATGCCCCCCGCCGGTCCGCCGCCGCCCGAGAAGATGATGTTTCAGCTCAGCCTGCGGCGACGCGGCATCAGCGATCAGCGCGTCCTGCGCGCGATGGACAGCGTCCCGCGCGATGTCTTCGTGGAGTCGGACGATCGCGACGATGCCTGGCGGGATACCGCGCTCGGCATCGCCTGCGGCCAGACCATCAGCCAGCCTTTCGTCGTCGCCTACATGACCGAGCGGCTGGAATTGCGCGACGACCACCGGGTGTTGGAGATCGGCACCGGCTCCGGCTATCAGGCCGCGATCCTGTCACGTCTGTGCCGCGAGGTCCTGACCATCGAACGGTTTCGCGAGCTTGCCGATCGAGCCCGCGCCCGGCTGGAGCAACTCGGTTGCGATAACGTCGAGGTCATGCTGGGCGACGGCTTCGACGTTCCAGCCGGAGCGGGGCAGTTCGATCGCATCATGGTGACGGCGGCGATGGAGCAGATTCCGGACGCGCTGACGGCCCGGATCGAGCCTGACGGGCTTCTGATCGCGCCCGTCGGCCCGCACAACGGACGGCAGACGCTGATGCTCCTCCGGCGGACCAACGCCGGACTTGTCCGCAAGGAGTTGATCGACGTCCGCTTCGTACCGGCGCTGCCGGGCATCGCCCGCGAACTTTAG
- a CDS encoding response regulator, translating into MVPAKPPGGSVFLVEDEAMIRMMVADMLEELGYSIAAEAGEIEQALQLAQTTDFDIAILDVNVNGKLISPVAEVIEARNRPFIFATGYGTQGLPPEYRDRPALQKPFQMEGLAAMIERTLKGSAVA; encoded by the coding sequence ATGGTACCAGCGAAGCCGCCCGGCGGCTCGGTGTTCCTCGTCGAGGACGAGGCCATGATCCGCATGATGGTCGCGGATATGCTGGAGGAACTCGGCTACAGCATCGCCGCCGAAGCCGGCGAGATCGAGCAAGCGCTCCAGCTCGCGCAGACCACGGACTTCGACATCGCCATCCTCGACGTCAACGTCAACGGAAAGCTGATTTCGCCGGTGGCCGAGGTGATCGAAGCACGCAACCGGCCCTTCATCTTCGCAACCGGCTATGGCACGCAGGGTCTGCCGCCCGAATATCGCGACCGTCCGGCGTTGCAGAAGCCGTTCCAGATGGAGGGCCTCGCCGCCATGATCGAGCGCACGCTCAAAGGCAGCGCTGTAGCCTAA
- the surE gene encoding 5'/3'-nucleotidase SurE has translation MRILCTNDDGIHAPGLEIVEQIAKDLSDDVWVVAPEYDQSGVSHSLSLNDPLRLREVAPRHFAVKGTPTDCVIMGSRHILGEKGPDLVLSGVNRGRNVAEDVVYSGTIAGALEGTMLGLPSFALSQEFSMETGDRPVWETARTFAPQILRKVIDAGIPKNTVVNVNFPACAPEEVVGVLVTRMGKRNLGFLKVDERRDGRGNPYFWIGFEKADAVDTPAAGTDLAAIAARCVSVTPLRLDRTDDAFVEILSGILK, from the coding sequence ATGCGGATTCTCTGTACCAACGACGACGGCATCCACGCGCCTGGCCTCGAGATCGTCGAACAAATCGCAAAGGACCTGTCCGACGATGTCTGGGTGGTCGCGCCCGAGTACGATCAGTCCGGCGTCTCGCATTCGCTGTCGCTCAACGATCCGCTGCGGCTGCGCGAAGTCGCACCCCGCCATTTCGCGGTGAAGGGCACGCCGACCGATTGCGTGATCATGGGATCGCGGCACATCCTCGGCGAAAAGGGGCCGGATCTCGTGCTGTCCGGCGTCAATCGGGGCCGCAACGTCGCCGAGGATGTGGTTTATTCCGGCACCATCGCGGGCGCGCTCGAGGGCACGATGCTCGGGCTGCCGTCGTTCGCGCTGTCGCAGGAATTCAGCATGGAGACCGGCGACAGGCCGGTGTGGGAAACCGCGCGTACGTTCGCGCCGCAGATTCTCCGCAAGGTGATCGACGCCGGCATTCCAAAGAACACGGTGGTCAATGTCAATTTCCCGGCCTGCGCGCCGGAGGAGGTGGTCGGGGTGCTGGTGACGCGGATGGGCAAGCGCAATCTCGGTTTCCTCAAGGTTGACGAGCGCCGCGACGGCCGCGGCAACCCGTATTTCTGGATCGGATTCGAGAAGGCCGACGCCGTCGATACCCCGGCGGCGGGTACCGATCTCGCGGCGATTGCGGCGCGGTGCGTCTCGGTGACGCCGCTGCGGCTGGATCGCACCGACGATGCGTTCGTCGAGATCCTGTCGGGGATCTTGAAGTAG